In a single window of the Bacillus mycoides genome:
- a CDS encoding HTH-type transcriptional regulator Hpr, giving the protein MKSGEKNYSVKEAMIFSQRIAQLSKALWKCVEKDWQQWIKPYDLNINEHHILSIAYHLKGASISEIAKFGVMHVSTAFNFSKKLEERGYLVFSKKEDDKRNTYIEITDKGEELLLRLMEEYDPENNSVFNGALELRNFYGKFPENIELIAILRNIYGQDFIDIFEKSLENIEENFTETDQKLVKK; this is encoded by the coding sequence ATGAAAAGTGGAGAAAAAAATTACTCGGTAAAAGAAGCGATGATTTTCAGCCAACGTATTGCTCAATTATCGAAAGCGTTATGGAAATGCGTAGAGAAAGATTGGCAACAATGGATTAAACCTTACGATTTAAACATTAACGAGCATCATATTTTATCAATCGCTTATCATTTAAAAGGGGCTTCTATTTCTGAGATTGCTAAGTTTGGAGTTATGCACGTATCAACGGCGTTTAACTTCTCTAAAAAGCTAGAAGAACGCGGCTATCTTGTATTCTCTAAAAAAGAAGATGATAAACGAAATACGTACATTGAAATTACAGACAAAGGGGAAGAATTACTACTTCGCTTAATGGAGGAGTATGACCCTGAAAATAATTCTGTTTTTAATGGGGCACTTGAACTTCGTAATTTTTACGGTAAGTTCCCAGAAAATATCGAACTTATTGCGATCCTTCGCAATATTTACGGACAGGACTTCATCGATATTTTTGAGAAATCATTAGAGAATATTGAGGAGAACTTTACGGAGACCGATCAAAAATTAGTTAAGAAATAA
- a CDS encoding YtxH domain-containing protein has protein sequence MSKAKSFITGVLCGGAVAGLAVLFSTPSSGKAMRGKLKEKGTDIKKTLADITADTKLLKRQIVETASEGKEVFQELKDDMHDTLSNWKQDISQNKRHIEKEILDIQKSIEKLQEAVPEKA, from the coding sequence ATGTCAAAAGCTAAATCCTTTATTACAGGTGTACTTTGCGGCGGAGCAGTTGCTGGACTAGCCGTTCTTTTCTCAACTCCTTCTTCTGGTAAAGCTATGCGCGGTAAGCTGAAAGAAAAAGGAACTGATATTAAAAAAACATTAGCTGATATTACAGCTGATACGAAGTTATTAAAGCGTCAAATCGTTGAAACTGCTTCAGAAGGTAAAGAAGTATTCCAAGAACTAAAAGACGATATGCATGACACGCTTTCTAACTGGAAACAAGATATTTCTCAAAACAAACGACATATCGAAAAAGAAATTTTAGACATTCAAAAGTCAATTGAGAAACTACAAGAAGCCGTTCCAGAAAAAGCGTAA
- a CDS encoding HIT family protein, which produces MNHTADNCIFCKIIDGQIPCSKVYEDEHVLAFLDISQVTKGHTLVIPKVHKQDIFALTPEIASHIFAVVPKIANAMKAEFNPVGFNLLNNNGEKAGQTVFHFHLHLIPRYGENDGFGAVWKSHQNEYTMEDLQNIASTIANSVK; this is translated from the coding sequence ATGAATCATACAGCGGACAATTGTATTTTTTGTAAAATCATTGACGGGCAAATCCCTTGCTCAAAAGTATACGAAGATGAACATGTACTTGCATTTTTAGATATTAGTCAAGTAACAAAAGGACATACTCTTGTTATTCCGAAAGTTCACAAACAAGACATTTTTGCGTTAACGCCAGAAATCGCATCACATATTTTTGCTGTCGTTCCAAAAATCGCAAATGCAATGAAAGCAGAATTTAATCCAGTTGGTTTCAACCTACTTAACAATAACGGCGAGAAAGCTGGACAAACTGTATTCCACTTCCACCTTCATTTAATTCCACGCTACGGTGAAAACGATGGTTTCGGTGCTGTTTGGAAATCACACCAAAATGAATACACAATGGAAGATTTACAAAACATCGCAAGTACAATTGCAAATAGTGTGAAATAG
- a CDS encoding YhaI family protein, with product MDVVRRLEQAEYYVDLLFKMIDEEKCPFYSLIIKKKARKKDIERILKLCERLNEQYVVEKAEGLLLFDALLDQFEKALPHQLEVHETAEALAKQGLFVPLMNEFLRMIAKG from the coding sequence ATGGACGTTGTAAGAAGACTAGAACAAGCTGAATACTACGTAGACCTACTATTTAAAATGATTGATGAAGAAAAGTGTCCATTTTATTCTTTAATCATAAAGAAAAAAGCTCGTAAAAAAGACATTGAACGTATACTAAAACTTTGTGAAAGACTGAACGAACAATATGTAGTGGAGAAAGCAGAAGGCCTTCTATTGTTTGATGCGCTATTAGATCAATTTGAAAAAGCGCTTCCACATCAGCTCGAAGTACACGAAACTGCGGAAGCGCTAGCAAAACAGGGCTTATTTGTGCCACTTATGAATGAATTCTTACGCATGATTGCGAAAGGATAA